Within the Butyrivibrio sp. AE3004 genome, the region TGCTTCCTTTGCCACGTCTCTGATAGATACCATTACTACGCCTCGCAATAAAAAAGTTTTTTACTAAGCCTAGTTTATCAGATATTAAGGCAAAATTAAAGAGACCTCGTTTCCGGGGTCCCTTAATCTATCACACTTCTTCGATGAAAGCTTCCTTAGCAGAAGCAATCTGATTCATATAATATTTGTAGAGCGATTCATATGTAGCGTTGTTGTAATGAAGTCCGTCACCTGTTGAAAAGCCGTTGTTCTGAAGATATGAATATCCGTCAAGCCAACCGATCCTGCTGTCAAGCCCGCTCTTAAGCTCCTTATTGAAGTTCTCTATATCATCATTGGTAATTGTTGGGTAATTACTTACCGGAGTTACAGCAGCATAGAAAACCTTTGCTCCGGAGCGAATCCAGGAATCAGCCTTCTTATTAACAAGTGCAATGTATTTCTCTACGTTATAAAGATCATTTACACCGTAGTTAATAATGATAACGCTTCCCTCGCCTACGCTCTCATCAATCTGGGGAACAGCCTCGCTTGAAAAGAAGTTGTATCCCTCACCGACCTTGGCGATCCATTCATACTCATCTTCCTTAACTGCCTGACTCATCTGAACAGTACGTGAATCGCCTGCAAATATAAAATCAATACCGGGTTCATCCTCCTGAAGGTAGTCACAACTAATATAGCCTACCTCATCACCGATCATTACCTGATACCAGCCATTGTCTGTCTGTCCGAGAACTTTTACCTTGGTGTCTTTACCGATCACACCGACCTTATCAAATTCCGTACCTGCTCCGCTTCTAATATTAACGCGGTCATTTGAATAAAGGTTCTTTTCTTCCTCAAAAACAGTTATCTTATATTCTGCCTGGGTGGAATTGTCTTTTAAAAGATTGAGGCTTTTACTATCGTCTGAAGTCTTATCTGCTTCCTCAGCTACGATAGTCTTTATGGTATTAACAGCCTTGGAAGTCTTTACTATCTCTTTAGCAGCAACAGCCTTCTTCTCAGCTACTACCTTAACCTCTTCAGTTTTTGCAAGTGCTGATAAATGCGAATCCATAATAACCGCAACAAACTCAGCTATGAGCACCGCCACCAAAAGAAGTGATACAGCGAAGATGATCCTCGTCAGCGGTTTTGCACTCTTTGTCTTTGTGTTCCTGTTACCTGTTCTTTTCATATAAGAAATACTCCTTGACAAAAATGGAGAAACAAGTCAATAAGGTTACAAATGTATATTTAAAAGAAGGGAGCCACTTCGCTCCCCATAGTTTGAGATATTACTCCAATTTTACAACAACGTCAAGTTTTTGTAACATTTATTTTATTATTTTTTTTGAAACACTTGTAAATGATCAGGTAAATAACCCAGAGAATTCCCCAAATTATCCAACCGATTGCTCCCCCCAGAGTATTGGTAACAACGTCATCAATCTCTGCTATTCCAAGCTTAAAGAGATACTGAGTATTCTCTATAAAGCATGAAAGCACCGCACACGTAAGGATGCAGGCAATAGGATTCCTGAAAATTTTAAAAGCACCGGGAAGCAGTATTCCCATCGGAATAAACATGATTATATTCTCAATAAACAGTGCTTTCCTTAATGTAGTATTACCCCAGGAAGACCAAAGATGCAGATTTACTCCGGTGTTTACGCCCGGCTCCCTGCTCATAAAAACAATGAACAGTACCGCTGTCAGATAGATCAGTAGCGCAAATACAGCCGTAGCATGTCCTGCTCCCAGCTTCCTTTCACGTTTCAATTTTTTACAAATTATTACATATAATAAATACATTACCCCATAGATCAGGGCAATGGCTATTCCAACATGTGTATATTTTGTAACTCGTGCTATATCTGTAAAGATTCTGTGTATCAGATCTGTGTTTTCTATTAATATATCCAGAATTATCATTTTGCGTTAACAACTTCCCTTGCGTATATTACGCACTGAACAATATTAGAGCGTTGCTCCCTGGTAAGAATATAACTTACGCCAAAGCTCTTTTTCGCTCCTTTATAAAAATCCGTAATCGAATCGGCACCTGCTGCTATGGCATTACCTCTGCGGTCAAGCGCAATAACCGTAACCGGAACATAATCGATATTTTTGTCGGTAGAATTAGTTACATCCGCTGATAAGGTGAAATATCCGCTTGCATTACTTCCATACATAATATTGGAAATATCGAAATCCTTGCGCGGTTCACCTACACATTTTTTAACATCAAGATCAGGCATGATGAAATACTCATTAACCCTGTAAAGTGAAAGTCCGGGATACTCGACCTTCTCGGGCTCTGCATTGCCGTCAGACACAGCTCCTGCTGCCTCCGTATCTTCACCTGTTACCGCATCACCATTACCTTTACCTGCAGCGTCTTCTGAAGAGGTGCTATCTGCGTTTTCACCGCCCTCTGCTGCAGCTTCATCTGATTTTTTATCAGCATTTTCCTTAGTATCAGCTTCTGCCTCTTCCGATTTATCTCCGGCATCATCTGTTTTCTTATCAGCATCCTTGGCGTTCTTGTCATCTATAGCATTATCGGCATCACTGCTCTCGTCTGAAGGCAAAAGCTCAGTGCCTCCACTATTCTTGTCAGCAGACTCCACTGTAGTTGTGTCAGCCCCTGCCATAAGGTGTTCGGCATCCTTTTTAATAGTAAGCGAAGACGTGGTAAGTCCTTCCTCAATGAGTGCTTTTTCAAGCTCGTCTATATCTATCGCATTGACGTCCTCCCCATTTGAAGGCGTATCTGCGCTGTTTGCTTCTCCGGGTCTTGGTGAATCACCCTTTAATTCATCCTCATCGATGGTGACACTGTCTTCCCTTGTTTTTATATGACCGTAAGGAACGTAAAAATACCCTTTCTCTCCGGGCGCAATGATATCCGGCACTGCTCTTACAAAGTCATAGGAATCAACAACCTTAAGATATCTGTCTTCTATATTAAAAACAGATTCCTTTCCAAGGTAAAGATTACTTGTTCCAACATTTTCCACGGTAACTACCGCATGAAAACCTGAGTAAAGTCCGTCATCCTCATATACAAGATTTGTTCCTGTTATGCGGTAATCAATGTTCTCTGCTGCATCATCTCTCATTACAACTGTGGAGCCATCTTTGCCATCCCAGTTCTCGTTCTCGCCATATTTGAAAATCCAGTTTCCGTCGCTGTCATAATAGTCCGAATTATCAAGTACATCCTCCGCCGAAGGGGCCTCATTTACCTGCTCTGCAGTAACAGTAGCCGGATTCTTTTTTCTATACATATAATAAGCACCGAAAATAAAGCCACCCAAAAGTGTTACTATCAGTGCAAATGTTGTCAGTGCATACTTCATATTTATCCCCTCAATAAACAATTTTCTATTATAGAGTAGCAAACATCCGGGATGCGTTCAATATTTTGGATTGTGAACTTTTCGTGACAAATTGGATATGATTTTAGCCGTTTTCATCAAAATAGTTTATAACAACCTTTTCTGCCCGGGGACTCGGAATCTGAACTTCAACACTCATTCCCTTCGGGTTAGAGTCCTTCATACTTCCGGTTCTGTAGGGTTCATCCTTCCCCCGATTACTTCCGGAATTATGATTATTCCCATTATTATCAGAGGTGCTTTGATTTCCAGAACCACCTGAAGTTCCTTCACTGCGGCTTTGCTCTATGCTTACATTCTCAGGAACAATAATCACGTTTCCTTCCGTAGTGTAAGACAGTTTTCCCTCGGAATGATCCTGCAAAAAATCCATCTGAATGGCCTTTTTTGCGTTATCCTTAGCCTTCGAGGATGTGGAATTTACTTTTTTCTTTTCATTCTTAAGCTTCTGATTTACTGCTGACTCTGTAAGATTTCTGAAATCCAGACCACTCTGCTGAAAGACCTTGCCGGCAAGCCCCTTGTCCCTGTAAAGCTCCTGGAGAACAAAGCCCCTTATGGCATTATTTTTTATGTCCTCAGTAACTATTTTGCAATCATTTTCCGCATCCCCTGTCAGATAAAAATCTGCAGACTGCCCTGCAAGGAGAATAACCGTCTTGCTCTCTCCGGATTTAAGACTCGTAATCTTGCAATGAAGACTACCCTCAAGAAGACTAACCCTTGTGTGTCTTACATCTATTACTTCAACCTGCGCACAGGTACCCTTAATTGACATAGCCATATTCGAGGTTCGCACATAAAAAGTCTCATTAGCTGCAAGTGGGGATGTTACATTGAAAAAAAGATTGCCCGCATTTAAAAGCACCTCATATCGGCCACTGCGTTTTCTCACCTCAGCCTTCGTAAGGGCATCGAGCTTCACACACTTTGTACTGTCAAGATTGACATAAGCACTGCTATCCTGCGCCGTTGCGATAACGCTTCCGTTTGCAAGGCGCATTTTGCTTGTCACATTAGACTTTTTACCATTGACATCTATAACACATATATTTCCGGTTCCGCCAACAAGTCTCATGGCATTCTCGGCTTCGCTCTTATTCTCAGCTACTACCCTGTCTCCGGAAAACAAAACCACTATTATGAACGCAACAAGAAGCGCAAGTACTCTCCTACCTACGCGAGTTGCCCTGTATATCGTATAATCGTATACTCCCCTCATAGCGCCACCTTTCACAAACGCTTCTTCTCTATATTAAATAATACGATATTTTGATAAGCAATGGTATTAAATAACTGTAATCTTTTTATGAACTCACAGGCTTATAATTTCATGACTTCTTGAACACATTTTCCTCTTGGCGGTCAAGAAGTCATGAACTTTTAAATCAAGGCATGAGCTATCCCAAAAGCTCCATGAGCTGCTCCTTCGACATATTTGTTATAGATTCGTTATCACCGCTCAGGATAGCATCTGCCAAATCTTTTTTGGCATTCTGCATCTCCACGATTTTTTCTTCTATAGTATCCTTAACTATCAGTTTGAATACCGATACCATCTTAGTCTGTCCGATTCTGTGCGCCCTGTCCGTAGCCTGATTCTGTGCAGCAAGATTCCACCAGGGATCGTAGTGAATAACAACGTCTGCACCCACAAGATTAAGCCCGGTACCGCCTGCTTTAAGTGATATTAGGAAAAGCGGAACCTCGTTTTCATTGAAGCTGTGAACCAGCTTTATCCTCTCCTCCTTAGGAGTCTGCCCTGTTATTTTGTAATACTCTATGTGGTTTTCCTTTAAGTCCTTTTCAAGAAGCTCAAGCATAGATGTAAACTGTGAAAACAACAGAATCTTGTGCCCGCCGTCCATTGCACTTTGTATAAGCTCAAGACATGACTCACGCTTTGCAGACTCGCCCTCATAACCTGCAGTTATAAGCTCAGGATCACAGCAGATCTGCCTGATCTTTGTAAGCTCTGCCAAGACCTTTAACTTATCTTTTCCTGATTTGTAATCCTCACTTTGAAGAAGTTTCTTCATATGCGTAACCTGGGCATCATAGAGCTTTCTCTGCCTGGAATCAAATTTTGAAAACCTTATTTCCTCAATCTTATCGGGAAGATCCTTTAACACATCACCCTTCAAGCGCCTTAGAATAAAAGGGCCAACCATATTCTTAAGCCTGCGGGTCGCCTCCTCATCCTTAAACTTTGTGATGGATGTTTCAAAATCATCCCTGAAACGCTCATAGGTATATAAAAATCCCGGCATCAGATAATCAAAAATGCTCCAGAGCTCGCTAAGCCTGTTCTCAATAGGAGTTCCGGTGAGCGCAAACCTGTGCCTGCTTTTTATAACCTTAACTGACTTTGATACCGCTGCGGACGCATTTTTTATGTACTGCGCCTCATCTATGATTTCATAATCAAAGGACTGATTTTCATACATCCCTATGTCTCTCTTAAGAAGATCGTAGGAAGTCACAAGAACCTCAGGAAGTGTTTTCTTTGATAACAGCCTTTTTCTCTCAGCCTGCGTGCCTGTAATTGTTATCACATCAATTTCAGGAGCAAAGCGCTTAAACTCTTCCTCCCAGTTGTAGACCAAGGATGCAGGACACACTATCAGTGCAGAAAGTGCG harbors:
- a CDS encoding VanZ family protein; amino-acid sequence: MIILDILIENTDLIHRIFTDIARVTKYTHVGIAIALIYGVMYLLYVIICKKLKRERKLGAGHATAVFALLIYLTAVLFIVFMSREPGVNTGVNLHLWSSWGNTTLRKALFIENIIMFIPMGILLPGAFKIFRNPIACILTCAVLSCFIENTQYLFKLGIAEIDDVVTNTLGGAIGWIIWGILWVIYLIIYKCFKKNNKINVTKT
- a CDS encoding FxLYD domain-containing protein — translated: MKYALTTFALIVTLLGGFIFGAYYMYRKKNPATVTAEQVNEAPSAEDVLDNSDYYDSDGNWIFKYGENENWDGKDGSTVVMRDDAAENIDYRITGTNLVYEDDGLYSGFHAVVTVENVGTSNLYLGKESVFNIEDRYLKVVDSYDFVRAVPDIIAPGEKGYFYVPYGHIKTREDSVTIDEDELKGDSPRPGEANSADTPSNGEDVNAIDIDELEKALIEEGLTTSSLTIKKDAEHLMAGADTTTVESADKNSGGTELLPSDESSDADNAIDDKNAKDADKKTDDAGDKSEEAEADTKENADKKSDEAAAEGGENADSTSSEDAAGKGNGDAVTGEDTEAAGAVSDGNAEPEKVEYPGLSLYRVNEYFIMPDLDVKKCVGEPRKDFDISNIMYGSNASGYFTLSADVTNSTDKNIDYVPVTVIALDRRGNAIAAGADSITDFYKGAKKSFGVSYILTREQRSNIVQCVIYAREVVNAK
- a CDS encoding SGNH/GDSL hydrolase family protein, translated to MKRTGNRNTKTKSAKPLTRIIFAVSLLLVAVLIAEFVAVIMDSHLSALAKTEEVKVVAEKKAVAAKEIVKTSKAVNTIKTIVAEEADKTSDDSKSLNLLKDNSTQAEYKITVFEEEKNLYSNDRVNIRSGAGTEFDKVGVIGKDTKVKVLGQTDNGWYQVMIGDEVGYISCDYLQEDEPGIDFIFAGDSRTVQMSQAVKEDEYEWIAKVGEGYNFFSSEAVPQIDESVGEGSVIIINYGVNDLYNVEKYIALVNKKADSWIRSGAKVFYAAVTPVSNYPTITNDDIENFNKELKSGLDSRIGWLDGYSYLQNNGFSTGDGLHYNNATYESLYKYYMNQIASAKEAFIEEV
- a CDS encoding FecR domain-containing protein encodes the protein MRGVYDYTIYRATRVGRRVLALLVAFIIVVLFSGDRVVAENKSEAENAMRLVGGTGNICVIDVNGKKSNVTSKMRLANGSVIATAQDSSAYVNLDSTKCVKLDALTKAEVRKRSGRYEVLLNAGNLFFNVTSPLAANETFYVRTSNMAMSIKGTCAQVEVIDVRHTRVSLLEGSLHCKITSLKSGESKTVILLAGQSADFYLTGDAENDCKIVTEDIKNNAIRGFVLQELYRDKGLAGKVFQQSGLDFRNLTESAVNQKLKNEKKKVNSTSSKAKDNAKKAIQMDFLQDHSEGKLSYTTEGNVIIVPENVSIEQSRSEGTSGGSGNQSTSDNNGNNHNSGSNRGKDEPYRTGSMKDSNPKGMSVEVQIPSPRAEKVVINYFDENG